One genomic region from Evansella sp. LMS18 encodes:
- a CDS encoding peptidoglycan-binding protein, translating to MKKTLNILLFAVLASFLFTNSSTLAGNHMENVIVVFEEEIDENTLTNLNGKVDQAFKHIPIVSGEMPAQAMKALENNPNVLAVEVDQLVEITNWDMEWGINRIEAPRSWESGLSGKGIKIAVLDTGIAEHPDLPLAGGVSVTSYTDTYFDDHGHGTHVAGIIGAKGNSTVRGIAPEASLYAVKVLNGSGTGYLSDILKGIEWAVNNQMDIINISLGVVNDSISLNQAVDNAYDKGILVVASAGNKGNSDGSGDTVLYPARFNSVIAVSATDINNNRGSFSATGPAIEIAAPGVNILSTDLSNRYSRRSGTSMAAPYVSGVLALMKESAPEQNHVELRKLMQQSAIDIGTAGKDNFFGYGLVQAPTSDGNGNKNAQILKLGDQGEAVLQVNNYLQKLGFLSSSDVSDSFSRKTENSVREFQKYYNIKVSGLVDENTLKRLKDNAVNSPQRGDKSTEIQSLKLDLVRTGFGTHWTNPSTLYGTETVNEVRSFQKYYGLKVNGIMDHITRAKLEEILSSPYQQGNRSGEIQRLKTELQKTGFGTHWSPPTTLYGSETANEVRSFQQYYGLRVNGIMDEITLAKLNEILSSPYQQGKRSREIQQLKIELQKTGFGTHWSPPTTLYGSETANEVRSFQQYYSLRVNGIMDEVTLARLNEILSSPYQQGNRSGKIQQLKLELQKTGFGTHWSPPTTLYGSETTNEVQSFQRYYSLRVNGIMDEVTLAKLDEILSSPYQQGNRSREIQLRKLDLQKAGFGTHWSPPTTFYGLETVNEVKSFQEKHGLAVNGILDEVSLRKLESLIK from the coding sequence ATGAAAAAGACTTTAAATATATTACTTTTTGCAGTACTAGCCAGTTTTTTATTCACAAACTCTAGTACTCTCGCAGGAAACCACATGGAGAATGTTATTGTAGTTTTTGAAGAAGAGATAGATGAAAATACACTCACCAACCTTAATGGAAAAGTTGATCAAGCGTTTAAGCATATACCAATAGTTTCGGGGGAAATGCCAGCACAAGCAATGAAAGCACTGGAGAACAATCCGAATGTTTTAGCTGTGGAGGTTGACCAGTTAGTTGAGATAACAAATTGGGATATGGAATGGGGAATAAACAGGATCGAAGCCCCGAGGTCCTGGGAATCAGGGCTGTCAGGAAAGGGAATTAAAATAGCAGTCCTGGATACGGGTATAGCAGAGCATCCTGATCTCCCTCTTGCAGGTGGAGTATCAGTTACTTCATATACAGACACTTATTTTGATGATCATGGCCATGGAACGCATGTTGCCGGAATTATAGGTGCTAAAGGTAACTCCACGGTTAGGGGAATAGCTCCGGAAGCAAGTTTATACGCTGTAAAGGTTCTAAATGGAAGCGGAACTGGTTATCTCTCAGATATTCTTAAAGGGATAGAATGGGCAGTCAATAACCAGATGGATATTATAAATATTAGCCTTGGAGTGGTTAACGATTCAATTTCTCTTAATCAGGCAGTCGACAATGCTTATGATAAAGGAATTCTGGTAGTTGCTTCTGCAGGCAACAAAGGTAACAGTGATGGCAGTGGTGATACTGTTTTGTATCCGGCCCGTTTTAATTCCGTTATTGCTGTTAGTGCCACAGACATTAATAATAACCGGGGAAGTTTTTCGGCCACGGGGCCTGCAATAGAAATAGCTGCCCCTGGAGTAAACATTCTTAGTACTGACCTAAGTAATCGTTATTCGAGAAGAAGCGGGACGTCGATGGCTGCTCCTTATGTATCAGGGGTTCTCGCGCTAATGAAAGAGTCTGCCCCCGAGCAGAACCATGTTGAGCTTAGAAAATTAATGCAGCAGTCAGCTATCGACATAGGTACTGCAGGTAAGGATAACTTCTTTGGATATGGTCTTGTGCAGGCCCCAACCTCGGATGGAAATGGGAATAAAAATGCTCAAATTTTGAAATTGGGGGATCAAGGTGAAGCGGTACTTCAAGTCAACAACTACTTACAAAAGCTTGGCTTTCTAAGCAGTTCGGATGTGTCAGATTCTTTTAGCAGGAAAACCGAGAATTCGGTAAGGGAGTTTCAAAAGTACTATAATATCAAAGTTTCAGGTCTGGTGGATGAAAATACTTTAAAGAGGCTTAAAGATAATGCAGTTAATTCACCTCAGCGTGGGGACAAGAGCACGGAAATTCAATCACTAAAATTAGATTTAGTTAGAACAGGTTTTGGCACCCACTGGACAAATCCCTCAACTTTATACGGTACTGAAACAGTGAATGAGGTGAGATCCTTTCAGAAATATTATGGTTTAAAAGTAAACGGAATCATGGATCACATCACCAGAGCTAAACTCGAAGAAATCCTATCTTCACCATATCAGCAGGGGAACCGTAGCGGAGAAATTCAGCGATTGAAAACAGAATTGCAAAAAACAGGATTTGGAACTCACTGGTCACCGCCGACGACACTATACGGTTCAGAGACTGCTAATGAAGTCCGATCCTTCCAGCAATACTATGGCTTACGAGTTAATGGAATTATGGATGAAATAACACTGGCAAAGTTGAATGAAATTTTGTCCTCCCCATATCAGCAAGGGAAACGAAGCAGAGAAATCCAGCAACTGAAAATAGAATTGCAAAAGACAGGATTTGGAACTCACTGGTCACCACCGACCACATTATACGGTTCAGAGACTGCTAATGAAGTCCGATCCTTCCAGCAATATTATAGCTTACGAGTGAATGGAATTATGGATGAGGTAACATTGGCAAGGTTGAATGAAATTTTGTCCTCTCCATATCAGCAGGGAAACCGAAGCGGAAAAATTCAGCAGCTGAAACTGGAATTGCAAAAGACAGGATTCGGAACTCACTGGTCACCACCGACGACACTATACGGTTCGGAGACCACGAATGAAGTCCAATCTTTCCAGCGATACTATAGCTTACGAGTGAATGGAATTATGGATGAGGTAACATTGGCAAAGTTGGATGAAATTTTGTCCTCTCCATATCAGCAGGGAAATCGAAGCAGAGAAATCCAATTGCGTAAACTGGATCTGCAAAAAGCAGGATTTGGAACTCACTGGTCACCCCCAACTACTTTTTATGGTTTGGAAACAGTTAACGAAGTAAAATCTTTTCAGGAAAAGCATGGGTTGGCAGTAAACGGAATTCTGGATGAAGTCTCTCTACGCAAACTTGAAAGTCTAATTAAATAA
- a CDS encoding penicillin-binding transpeptidase domain-containing protein: MELHKSKLIFSTGAAVLLLAGCFGEDPANPEETLDEYIGYWETGQYGGMENTATEETQELIGTMEVELEERMNNVYSDIGVDNIQVTYEPIDFSEEEIDLDEIEEITYEIDVQMDTMLGELNYYTDVTLRKETEEEDGDEWSWKVDWHPTHFFAGLQEPDDLILVNREEPERGGIYDRNGLELAVNDEIYEAGFKPEDIDDFEAATEEFAEILALDVDYVRERANLYPDNPDWFTDVVRISPEDPRREELGEVSGVMFNRVEGRVYPHGEALAHLIGHIDSVTAEDLEEREGKGYTSSSYIGRRGLEAVLEDQLRGESGVSIVVANAERETRDVIKSREVVHGEDITLTIDAEMQVELAEAMGEEAGTGVVMNPTTGEVLALASMPAYDSNLRYLNLRDPRAEELEDTNILYQLRFRDTYSPGSVFKPFTAAIGLEEGTLDPEEVIEIDGKQWQPEDSDWGSYEVTRVNENVSEVDLNTPMKHSDNIYFAQQALEIGSGTFEDWAEQLGFGESLDFVYPMHTSTLSNDGLETEMLLADTGYGQGEVLINPLHLTTLYTMFTNEGSVVQPVLLRDEESGVWLEDIVSPDTAERVLESLIAVTEDENGTANRENPGHSRSMAGKTGTAELKESRDDVEGEQLGWYTAFDYEEQDLLVTVMIEGAEEHGGSGYVVDLVNGFLGEIE, translated from the coding sequence ATGGAATTACATAAAAGCAAGCTGATTTTTTCCACGGGGGCGGCAGTTCTGCTCCTTGCAGGCTGTTTTGGAGAGGACCCTGCAAATCCTGAGGAAACATTAGATGAGTATATTGGCTATTGGGAGACTGGGCAATATGGAGGAATGGAGAATACAGCTACAGAGGAAACCCAGGAATTAATAGGAACGATGGAAGTGGAACTGGAAGAAAGAATGAATAATGTATACAGCGATATAGGTGTGGATAATATCCAGGTGACCTATGAACCAATTGATTTTTCAGAAGAAGAAATTGATCTCGATGAAATTGAGGAAATCACTTATGAGATTGATGTACAGATGGATACTATGCTGGGAGAGCTAAATTATTATACCGATGTAACGCTTAGAAAGGAAACAGAAGAAGAGGATGGAGATGAATGGTCCTGGAAAGTGGACTGGCATCCTACTCATTTTTTCGCCGGGCTTCAGGAACCTGATGACTTGATCCTGGTTAATAGAGAAGAGCCTGAACGAGGGGGGATTTACGACCGTAACGGGCTAGAGCTTGCTGTGAACGATGAAATTTACGAAGCAGGATTTAAGCCGGAAGATATTGATGATTTCGAAGCTGCTACGGAAGAGTTTGCTGAGATCCTGGCTCTTGATGTTGATTATGTCCGTGAAAGGGCGAACCTTTACCCTGACAACCCGGATTGGTTTACTGACGTTGTACGAATTTCCCCGGAAGACCCACGCAGGGAAGAGCTGGGTGAAGTGAGTGGTGTAATGTTTAACAGAGTTGAGGGAAGAGTTTATCCACATGGGGAGGCATTAGCCCATCTTATTGGCCATATTGACTCTGTCACTGCAGAGGATCTGGAGGAACGGGAAGGAAAAGGCTATACGTCCTCATCCTATATTGGAAGAAGAGGTCTTGAAGCGGTGCTGGAAGACCAGCTTCGGGGAGAATCAGGAGTTTCTATAGTTGTTGCAAACGCAGAGCGTGAGACGAGAGACGTGATCAAAAGCAGGGAAGTTGTCCATGGTGAGGATATAACTTTAACAATAGATGCGGAAATGCAGGTTGAACTGGCTGAAGCCATGGGAGAAGAAGCGGGAACTGGGGTTGTAATGAACCCAACCACGGGAGAGGTGCTCGCCCTTGCAAGCATGCCGGCATATGATTCTAACCTCCGTTATTTGAATCTTCGTGACCCTCGGGCCGAAGAACTGGAAGACACAAATATTCTTTATCAGCTGCGCTTCAGGGACACATATTCTCCAGGTTCTGTCTTTAAACCATTCACAGCGGCCATTGGCCTGGAAGAAGGGACGCTCGATCCGGAAGAAGTAATTGAGATTGATGGGAAACAGTGGCAGCCGGAGGACAGTGACTGGGGAAGCTATGAGGTCACGAGGGTAAACGAAAATGTTTCAGAAGTGGACCTGAACACCCCTATGAAGCATTCTGATAATATTTACTTTGCTCAGCAGGCGCTGGAAATCGGCAGCGGCACGTTTGAAGACTGGGCGGAACAGCTTGGGTTTGGTGAGTCTTTAGATTTTGTCTATCCAATGCACACTTCTACGCTGTCAAATGACGGGCTGGAAACGGAGATGCTTCTGGCAGATACAGGTTACGGGCAGGGAGAGGTACTCATCAATCCGCTGCATTTAACAACGCTTTATACGATGTTTACTAATGAAGGAAGTGTAGTCCAGCCTGTTTTGCTTCGTGATGAAGAGTCAGGTGTCTGGCTGGAGGATATTGTATCGCCTGATACAGCAGAAAGAGTACTGGAGAGTTTAATCGCAGTTACAGAAGATGAAAACGGCACAGCGAATCGGGAAAACCCGGGCCATAGCCGTTCAATGGCAGGAAAAACAGGTACAGCGGAACTGAAAGAATCCCGCGATGATGTAGAAGGAGAACAGCTCGGCTGGTATACCGCCTTTGATTACGAAGAACAGGATCTCCTGGTCACCGTAATGATTGAAGGTGCAGAAGAGCACGGCGGCAGCGGGTATGTGGTGGATTTAGTGAATGGGTTTTTGGGGGAGATAGAATAA
- a CDS encoding SGNH/GDSL hydrolase family protein: MKRWLVFLIIFISIGAVIFGRFSYQAKLSDIAEAAKEHSSTPILQAEDNAASEPEENNGTDNNESSEINIAELTGDLDSSIRDLIEGRYAEDEKIEVAAFGSRALTDSENEGLIPWPELLEENLNESYGTELFEITIYSFDRLTSLEVYQDSLYEEAAVSQPDLLILEPFMLSNNGNVRIEDSLDITERLIEEFERENEDIIVLVQPAPPLYNSVFYPQEVEELKNFAEETGLTYIDHWEEWPGIQEDELLNYSVDRQGIPTEAGHELWAEALKKYFVNE, encoded by the coding sequence ATGAAAAGATGGCTGGTATTTTTAATAATTTTTATTTCAATAGGAGCTGTAATATTTGGCAGATTTTCCTATCAGGCGAAACTGTCCGATATTGCAGAAGCAGCAAAAGAGCACAGCAGCACACCAATTTTACAAGCTGAGGATAACGCAGCATCAGAACCAGAAGAAAATAATGGTACTGATAACAATGAATCATCAGAGATTAATATAGCTGAATTAACTGGGGATCTTGATTCTTCTATAAGGGATTTAATTGAGGGCCGATATGCTGAGGATGAAAAAATAGAGGTCGCTGCCTTTGGCTCAAGGGCACTGACAGACTCTGAAAATGAGGGACTTATACCGTGGCCTGAACTTTTAGAAGAAAATCTCAATGAAAGTTACGGTACAGAACTCTTCGAAATTACTATCTATTCTTTTGACCGCCTTACCAGCCTGGAAGTCTACCAGGATTCCCTTTATGAAGAGGCGGCTGTTTCACAGCCTGACTTGTTAATACTTGAACCATTTATGCTGTCGAACAATGGGAATGTAAGGATAGAAGATTCTCTGGATATTACTGAGAGATTAATCGAGGAGTTTGAGAGGGAAAACGAGGATATTATCGTTTTAGTCCAGCCGGCTCCCCCTTTATATAATTCTGTCTTTTACCCTCAGGAGGTTGAGGAGTTGAAGAACTTTGCTGAGGAAACCGGGCTGACTTACATCGATCACTGGGAAGAATGGCCGGGTATTCAGGAAGACGAATTATTAAACTATTCGGTTGACAGGCAGGGCATACCCACAGAGGCAGGGCATGAATTGTGGGCAGAAGCTTTAAAAAAATATTTTGTTAACGAATAA
- a CDS encoding VanZ family protein has product MKFARFDFYLKYVLPFAAWLGLIHFSSSQSYEDQNVQPLLEGFPLDWVHTIFSWVSFRYGDSIVSLETRSPEAFVEFFIRKGAHVFVYAVLAVLAFRLMYKVFPKLYPSTAAAWLFVTIYAGIDELRQHFHPNRSGMIEDVILDSAGGIIGLVIYIGWLKKRS; this is encoded by the coding sequence TTGAAGTTTGCGAGATTTGATTTTTATTTAAAATATGTTTTGCCGTTTGCGGCCTGGCTGGGGCTGATTCACTTTTCCTCGTCTCAGTCTTATGAAGACCAGAATGTCCAGCCTCTACTGGAAGGTTTTCCACTGGACTGGGTTCACACCATATTTTCCTGGGTTTCTTTTCGGTACGGTGATTCTATAGTCAGCCTGGAAACACGTTCCCCGGAAGCTTTCGTGGAATTTTTCATCAGGAAAGGTGCTCATGTATTCGTCTATGCAGTGTTAGCAGTCCTTGCATTCAGGCTCATGTATAAGGTATTTCCTAAATTGTACCCTTCAACGGCGGCTGCCTGGCTTTTTGTAACCATATACGCAGGCATAGATGAATTAAGGCAGCATTTTCACCCGAACCGATCGGGCATGATAGAGGACGTTATACTGGACTCAGCCGGCGGGATTATTGGTCTGGTAATTTATATAGGCTGGCTGAAAAAAAGAAGTTGA
- a CDS encoding nuclease-related domain-containing protein, whose amino-acid sequence MKPDFIKLRTEPLELTLLKLLRSRFVLSEETNNYYLSKLKGYEGECYLDSLLATLTSNSLILGDLLFEQNNTTFQIDTLLLSQKTIYLFEVKNFEGDYYIKNGDWYRKSTGKAITNPVHQLKRCETLLRSLLHSRNIRMEIEPYLVFTNPLFTLYQAPLDLSAYFPAQLNSLLKKLNQAPSELNGSHQQLAQFLLSKHVIDSPYKRLPGYRYEDLQKGVTCRKCMSLKVTKTKYTTICTNCRHEEKNTSCILQATKDLKLLFPDRLLTLNAVDHWCDHLYSRKAIKSVLRLNYKLINKGKNSYYV is encoded by the coding sequence ATGAAGCCTGATTTCATAAAACTCCGCACCGAACCGCTTGAACTGACTCTTCTCAAACTTCTCCGTTCCCGTTTTGTCCTTTCCGAAGAAACCAACAACTACTATTTAAGCAAATTAAAAGGTTATGAAGGCGAGTGCTACCTGGACTCCCTGCTGGCAACTTTAACGAGCAACTCTCTCATCCTCGGCGATCTCCTTTTTGAGCAAAACAACACCACTTTCCAGATTGATACCTTGCTGCTCTCTCAAAAGACCATCTATCTTTTTGAAGTGAAGAATTTCGAAGGCGATTATTACATCAAAAATGGTGACTGGTACAGAAAATCGACAGGCAAGGCAATAACAAACCCAGTCCACCAGCTAAAACGCTGCGAAACCCTCCTTCGCTCGCTCCTTCATTCACGGAATATCAGGATGGAAATTGAACCTTACCTTGTTTTCACAAACCCTCTTTTCACCTTATATCAAGCCCCGCTTGATCTGTCTGCTTATTTCCCGGCACAGTTAAATTCTTTGTTAAAGAAACTGAATCAAGCCCCTTCTGAATTGAATGGAAGCCATCAACAGCTGGCACAATTTCTTTTAAGCAAACATGTAATTGATTCACCATACAAGCGCCTTCCAGGATACCGGTATGAAGATCTCCAAAAAGGAGTAACTTGCAGGAAGTGTATGTCCCTTAAGGTAACAAAAACCAAGTACACCACAATCTGTACTAATTGCAGGCATGAGGAAAAAAATACATCATGCATCTTACAGGCCACAAAAGACCTGAAACTACTGTTTCCAGATAGACTGCTAACCTTAAATGCAGTAGATCATTGGTGCGATCACTTGTATTCCAGGAAAGCAATCAAGAGTGTCTTGAGGTTAAACTATAAATTAATTAATAAGGGGAAGAACTCTTACTATGTATAA
- a CDS encoding redoxin domain-containing protein has protein sequence MAEPEVGSAAPDFYLSSTRKEKISLEDYRGEKNILLAFFPLDFTPGUIRELTSWKEDYEKLEGLDTEVLAVSVDHIYSHNVFEASLGTLPYPLLSDWFKETARAYGVLNEEDLTAKRSVFIINKNGELVYKNTAFKADAREDYEACIRQLEELI, from the coding sequence ATGGCGGAACCTGAAGTTGGTTCGGCAGCGCCGGACTTTTATTTATCTTCGACCAGGAAGGAAAAGATTTCCCTGGAAGACTACAGAGGAGAGAAAAATATTCTTCTTGCTTTCTTCCCGCTTGATTTTACCCCTGGTTGAATTAGAGAACTAACCTCTTGGAAAGAGGACTACGAAAAACTGGAAGGGCTTGATACAGAAGTTTTAGCGGTAAGCGTCGATCATATATACTCCCATAATGTTTTTGAAGCAAGCCTGGGGACGCTTCCTTATCCTCTGCTCTCCGACTGGTTTAAGGAAACGGCGAGGGCTTATGGAGTGCTGAATGAAGAGGATCTCACTGCTAAAAGATCAGTATTCATCATTAACAAGAACGGTGAATTAGTCTATAAGAACACTGCATTTAAAGCGGATGCCCGGGAGGATTACGAAGCATGTATCCGGCAGCTTGAGGAATTGATATAG
- a CDS encoding spore coat protein, whose product MASILDKIANKDAITDEVIATDMLVTAKATVRSYAVAITETASPEVHKTLKKQLDEAIETHHKIATYMIENEMYHAYDIDEQIKHDQQKADMALDMPEDNR is encoded by the coding sequence ATGGCAAGCATTTTAGATAAAATTGCTAATAAAGATGCGATCACTGATGAAGTAATTGCGACAGATATGCTCGTTACAGCTAAAGCAACTGTAAGAAGCTACGCAGTGGCAATTACAGAAACAGCCAGTCCCGAAGTCCATAAAACGCTGAAGAAGCAACTTGACGAAGCGATAGAAACACATCATAAAATCGCAACGTACATGATTGAGAACGAAATGTATCATGCATACGACATTGATGAGCAAATTAAGCATGACCAGCAAAAAGCCGATATGGCACTCGACATGCCGGAAGACAACCGATAA
- a CDS encoding spore coat protein, with protein MANKELAMHEKLEVHEILQIKSACVAKSAMMQGLASDKKLKELLEEDVKISKKVVEELKDILS; from the coding sequence ATGGCTAATAAAGAATTGGCAATGCATGAAAAGCTCGAAGTACATGAAATACTGCAGATTAAATCTGCATGTGTGGCAAAGTCAGCAATGATGCAGGGGCTTGCATCTGACAAAAAGCTGAAGGAACTGCTGGAAGAGGATGTTAAAATATCGAAAAAAGTCGTTGAGGAACTTAAAGATATATTATCTTAA
- a CDS encoding DeoR/GlpR family DNA-binding transcription regulator, with protein sequence MNINERRKLIETEVLDKGKIDIEDLEKMLGVSTMTIRRDLMHLEKENKLIRTHGGAVPVKRIIDETSYENKEKQYLQEKKAIAAHAATIVRPGDTIILDSGTTTHEIARVLKNRENLTVITNDILIAAEFLNTQVHVIVTGGELQNQVGAMFGPHTESLLEDIHVDLLFLGTHAVHPAAGITAPTLEKAKVKRLMVQAAEKTWLVADHSKFGKSSFASVCRLEALQGIITNDNVSSKESEAYHDTIIRVPSQKEGNVNENRSYRG encoded by the coding sequence ATGAACATAAACGAGAGAAGAAAGTTAATTGAAACAGAAGTGCTTGATAAAGGAAAAATCGATATTGAGGATCTGGAAAAAATGCTTGGTGTTTCAACCATGACAATCCGCCGGGACTTAATGCACCTGGAAAAGGAAAATAAACTGATCCGGACCCACGGGGGAGCAGTTCCTGTAAAAAGGATAATTGACGAGACCTCATACGAAAATAAAGAAAAACAGTATCTGCAAGAGAAAAAAGCAATTGCTGCCCATGCGGCAACCATTGTAAGGCCAGGGGATACAATCATACTGGATTCGGGCACTACCACTCATGAAATAGCCCGGGTGCTAAAAAACCGGGAAAATTTAACTGTAATAACAAATGATATTTTAATCGCAGCTGAATTTCTGAACACTCAAGTACATGTCATTGTTACAGGCGGAGAGCTGCAAAACCAGGTTGGAGCTATGTTTGGCCCTCATACAGAGAGTCTGCTGGAAGACATTCATGTAGATCTGCTCTTCCTTGGTACTCACGCTGTTCATCCGGCTGCCGGTATAACCGCGCCAACGCTGGAAAAGGCAAAGGTGAAGCGGCTTATGGTACAGGCTGCTGAAAAAACATGGCTCGTTGCGGATCACAGCAAATTCGGCAAAAGTTCTTTTGCTTCCGTATGCAGGCTGGAGGCATTGCAGGGAATTATCACAAATGACAACGTTTCCAGTAAGGAATCGGAGGCCTACCATGACACAATAATAAGGGTACCATCACAGAAGGAAGGTAATGTCAATGAGAATAGGAGTTATCGCGGATGA
- a CDS encoding four-carbon acid sugar kinase family protein: MSMRIGVIADDLTGANATGVRMSKQGFKSATMVQGAPFPEEINYDAVIVDTDSRYQSTEVAKSRTIQAIDQFKSWGAKLFSKRIDSTYRGNIGVEIDTMLEQLGEEAVAVIVPSFPDSGRIVIGGYLLVDGVPLQQTDVANDPVRPLTESFIPALTEMQSDNKVGFLGLQEVLKGADKLSEALDAAFSEGCRIVVCDATTNDQIEVIAEAMCQLDRFIISADPGPLTAAYSKAVMRQQAKQERILVAVGSATKLTGQQLNYLIGKLNADPVYVDPDKLASYTSSWDEEIQRATEAVLADKKQEVLILTTHLPGHSLLNLEEKAKQEKASEQALAKRITDGLAKISRQVLEDKSAMFKGCFSSGGDVTASLCSVSRASGIELLDEVLPLAAYGKMIGGYFDGLPIITKGGMVGDKKAIYDSVKFLQAKF; this comes from the coding sequence ATGTCAATGAGAATAGGAGTTATCGCGGATGACCTGACTGGTGCGAACGCCACTGGAGTCAGGATGAGTAAACAAGGTTTTAAGTCTGCAACAATGGTGCAGGGGGCCCCCTTCCCTGAAGAAATTAACTATGACGCCGTTATTGTCGATACAGACAGCCGTTATCAGTCTACAGAGGTTGCCAAATCACGTACGATCCAGGCAATCGACCAGTTTAAGAGCTGGGGGGCAAAGCTTTTTTCAAAACGCATTGACAGCACCTACCGGGGAAATATCGGTGTTGAAATAGATACTATGCTTGAGCAGCTTGGAGAAGAGGCGGTCGCTGTCATCGTTCCGTCTTTCCCTGATTCCGGCAGAATCGTTATCGGCGGCTATCTGCTTGTTGACGGGGTTCCGCTTCAGCAGACGGATGTAGCTAACGACCCGGTCCGGCCATTAACAGAATCTTTCATACCGGCATTAACAGAAATGCAGTCTGACAACAAAGTTGGATTTCTCGGGCTTCAGGAAGTATTGAAAGGAGCTGACAAGCTCAGTGAAGCACTTGATGCTGCGTTTTCCGAAGGCTGCAGAATAGTAGTCTGCGACGCTACGACTAATGACCAGATTGAAGTGATTGCCGAAGCAATGTGCCAGCTCGACAGATTCATTATTTCAGCAGACCCGGGTCCGCTTACAGCTGCCTATTCAAAAGCGGTAATGCGCCAGCAGGCAAAACAGGAAAGAATTCTGGTAGCTGTAGGAAGTGCTACAAAGCTTACAGGGCAGCAGCTTAATTATCTAATAGGAAAACTGAATGCAGACCCTGTATATGTAGATCCTGATAAGCTTGCAAGTTACACAAGCAGCTGGGACGAAGAAATCCAGAGGGCTACAGAAGCTGTGCTGGCTGATAAAAAACAGGAAGTGCTCATTTTAACCACTCATCTTCCAGGGCACTCGCTTCTCAATCTGGAAGAAAAGGCAAAGCAGGAAAAAGCCAGCGAACAGGCACTTGCAAAGAGAATTACTGACGGACTTGCTAAAATCAGCCGCCAGGTGCTTGAAGACAAAAGCGCTATGTTTAAAGGGTGCTTCTCAAGTGGCGGAGATGTCACAGCTTCCCTCTGCTCTGTCAGCCGTGCAAGCGGCATTGAGCTTCTCGACGAAGTCCTTCCCCTTGCCGCCTATGGGAAAATGATCGGAGGATACTTCGACGGTCTCCCGATTATTACAAAAGGCGGTATGGTTGGAGATAAAAAAGCAATTTACGACAGTGTAAAGTTCCTTCAGGCTAAGTTTTAG